Within the Ochrobactrum sp. Marseille-Q0166 genome, the region TTTTTTGCTGCAAAGCGGATGGGCTGGCCATTTACGATCAGAACATTCATTGCTGTCGCGCTTCTATCTCTCTTTGCCAAAATCATCCCTTTGTCTGTTGATTTCAGCTCAATCAACCCGCTCTTTGCAGCCCTCATGGGCGGTACACTTATGGGAATGGGCGTTCTAGCACTTTTCCGCCATCGCTCCGGGGTGGGCGGCGTCAATATTCTGGCGCTCTATTTGCAGGATGCCCATGGTATTCGGGCCGGTTGGTTCCAGCTTGCACTTGACAGTGCTATCATGTTGGGATCGCTATTTTTCATCCCGTGGGAAAACATGCTTCTCTCCCTGGTGGGCGCGATTGCGATGAATGTGATCATAGCAATCAATCACAAACCGGGGCGTTATCTCGGGATCAGCTAAACAAAAGCCGCCTCATTGGGCGGCTTTTTGATTTCTGCATTCGATAGGTCAGTGCGAAGTCATCCATTCGCGTGCGCCACGCAGTGCTGCTGCCAGCTCACTCTTGCTCATGGTGGCTGCAACCTGATTACGCATACGTTCGGCTTTCTCGTTGCCACGGATCGCCGCGATGTTGAGCCACTTATGCGCTTCCACGACATCAATTTCGCAATCGCGACCAATGGCGTATTTCAAACCCATCTCCAGCAGGATGCGATCCTGAGAAACTGCCTTATAATGGTGTGTACCGCTTTGAAACTGCGTCATTTTTCTTGTCCCTGTTAAATCCCGAGAACCGTCCGCTCTTTGTTTCCGTGACTGGCTTTCACCGTCCCGGAACCGTCGGATCTGTCGTTCCGTTCATGGTCTTCAAGATAAGCGACAGAGTTAAAATGCGCGTTAAACCAGATGCTTAACAACGCAACAACGAAATCCCAACAAGGAGTAAATTTGGGATTTCGTTAAACATCCAAGCTTCGTGAATTGCAGCGTTTTTCCGAAATGGCTGCTTTTTTATTCACTCCGTCTGGAAACCAGATGATAACCATGGCGTCGATTGGCTTTGTTGAGAGAGTGATTATCTACGAATTTTCCATCGCCAATTATCCCTCTTCCGCTTTGATGAAAACTCGATTACGTTTACGTTTGCGTAAGTTTTCTGCAGAGCTGCAAATTGTGAGCTTTGCGGCATTTTGGGAGGAATGCATGATCCGCACTTTTATTATGGGAATGACCGCTGCTGTGGCGCTGACGGCAGGTTTGGCCGCACCAGCGTTTGCTGAAGAAGCAATTGTCGGTTCCTGGAAACGTTCGAACGGTACGATTATCAGCTACGCGGCTTGCGGTGGCGGCAAATATTGCGGCACGGTGCAAACCGGCGAATATAAGGGTAAGTCGATTGGCACAATGTCTGGCAAGGATGGCAGCTACAAAGGTGAAGTCAACAAGCTAGACGAAGGCAAGACATACACAGGCAAGGCCAGTGTCAAGGGAAACACTCTTTCACTTTCGGGCTGCGTCATGGGTGGTCTGATCTGCAAGAGTGAAAGCCTTTCTCGGCAGTAAACAGATAAAATAAAAGGCGACTTCTCAGCCGCCTTTCTTTCAAGCATTTCTGGCCAAAACGATTTAACGCGCCTTTTGGCCAAACAGTATTTTCTGCGCTTCCTTGTCATTTGCTAGGTTAGACTTTTCGCGCTCTTCCTTGCCTACCCCAAGGCCACGCTGCACGGCAGGTCGTGCATTCATGGTTTCATACCAGCGCTTGAGGTTCGGGAAATCCTCCAGTTGCTGATCGAAATTCTTGTACGCATTGATCCAGCCGATGCTGGCCATATCAGCGATAGAATATTCGCCCGCGATATAGTCTTTACCTTCAAGCTGACGATTGAGAACACCATAAAGACGGTTGACCTCATTGGTGTAGCGGTCGATGCCATATTGCACCTTTTCCGGCGCATAATTGCGAAAGTGTCCGGCCTGACCCGACATGGGCCCAAGTCCGCCCATTTGCCACATCAGCCATTCGTCAACAATGACACGCTTGCGTTCATCGGTCGGATAAAACTTTCCGAACTTGCGCCCGAGATACTGAAGAATCGCGCCTGATTCAAAAACCGATATCGGCTCGCCACCTGGTCCTTCCGGATCAATGATAGCAGGCATACGGTTATTGGGTGCGATTTTAAGAAAGTCGGGCTGGAACTGATCACCCTTGCCAATGTTAACATATTTGACTTCGTAAGGAACACCCAGTTCCTCCAGCATGATGCTGATCTTGAAGCCATTAGGGGTAGGCCAATAGTAAAGCTCAATGGGTTTTGTCTGCTCAGCCATGGGTATCTGTCTCCCGCTTTCTTGGCTTTGTCCAAATTTCCGATGCGCGTTAAGATAATCGCCGTGCAGCTCGGTACAAGTGCGAACCGATCAAGTTAATGAAACATCAATATTTTTGAACCCCGGATGAATGCAGCTCTCAGGAGCGGTTCAGGTGACGTCGTTAAATTCAATCATCATAGAAATATTTTGAAGCTGGGGGAATTATGCTGGTTAGGCGCGTTACAATTGTTTGTCTGATGATTATGGGTCTCGCAATCATCGCCAGCCTTTTTGTTGATCGTAAATATTATGTTTATCGTGATCAACCGGTCGTCTCGCCCATCACAGTAATGCACCTCCAGCATGCGGACGGAGACCAGTGGCTATGATCTCGCGTTGCCGTATTTCAGCAGCAATTGCTCTTCGTGTGCTGCTTTTCACTGCCGTCTTCACTGGTCCCGCCGCGACCTTCGCTTACACCCAAATCGGACAGAAAGCGCATATGAGCGGCATCGGTCTGGTCCTGTATGTAGGCCTACAACGCGCTGCATAAACAAGGACATGCGTGTGTCGCAGAGTTTGGTATACTGAGCCATGACACAGCGAATCGATCAACCATTCCTATCAGAGATTAAAACGCCTCCTTTTATGGAGCCGGAAGTTTTCACCGATGCAAGCGCGGCAGTTGCCGCGCTACGCAAACTTTATGATCGCAATACCGCGTTTCTCCGCGCTGCGTTTGAGCAGCTCGCAAAAGGAGAGGTGCGCCCTCAGCGCTATCGTGCTTTTTACCCCGAAATTT harbors:
- a CDS encoding YitT family protein, with protein sequence MADIADSASQLVDVRSTLGFDRHRLYEDAIAMLIGTSLIALGITLYSQATLMTGSTAGIALLIHYATGIGFGLLYFVINLPFYFFAAKRMGWPFTIRTFIAVALLSLFAKIIPLSVDFSSINPLFAALMGGTLMGMGVLALFRHRSGVGGVNILALYLQDAHGIRAGWFQLALDSAIMLGSLFFIPWENMLLSLVGAIAMNVIIAINHKPGRYLGIS
- a CDS encoding glutathione binding-like protein, which gives rise to MAEQTKPIELYYWPTPNGFKISIMLEELGVPYEVKYVNIGKGDQFQPDFLKIAPNNRMPAIIDPEGPGGEPISVFESGAILQYLGRKFGKFYPTDERKRVIVDEWLMWQMGGLGPMSGQAGHFRNYAPEKVQYGIDRYTNEVNRLYGVLNRQLEGKDYIAGEYSIADMASIGWINAYKNFDQQLEDFPNLKRWYETMNARPAVQRGLGVGKEEREKSNLANDKEAQKILFGQKAR
- a CDS encoding sel1 repeat family protein — translated: MTQFQSGTHHYKAVSQDRILLEMGLKYAIGRDCEIDVVEAHKWLNIAAIRGNEKAERMRNQVAATMSKSELAAALRGAREWMTSH
- a CDS encoding DUF2147 domain-containing protein; amino-acid sequence: MIRTFIMGMTAAVALTAGLAAPAFAEEAIVGSWKRSNGTIISYAACGGGKYCGTVQTGEYKGKSIGTMSGKDGSYKGEVNKLDEGKTYTGKASVKGNTLSLSGCVMGGLICKSESLSRQ